In Longimicrobium sp., a genomic segment contains:
- a CDS encoding AAA family ATPase codes for MIERTPAKLAERIFDAVDAAADRGFWPAKDDRYENLTQHVLGLMGVLSGADGTASDEEVAYVMEMARPFQPQEPTASETAGVVRKAARGLNLAAAPDWFRAIVQMDRATNSRQSSDVLWCLRELGLGMIAADKASDPREVEQLTQHLDALRGFAEQQGVKVQWAEPSGGVASDAARAASGTRGENAPPDAATLDQLLNRLRALIGLARVKSEVETLTNIIRVRQMRRDQGLPLSPLSLHMVFAGNPGTGKTTVARILAEIFHALNVLARGQLVEVDRAALVAGYVGQTATKVTEVVERSLGGVLFIDEAYALTTGRGQTDFGYEAVDTLVKLMEDHREELVVIVAGYPAPMRKFVGSNPGLESRFNRYVDFPDYTPEELLAIFDKLCKEGEYTLGEAASKLADRLFKQMHDTRDRNFANGRAVRNLFERALAQQANRVAKLENCTREALCLIEEDDLKLAHEQLEQEEAERGAASDAGDPSGDAGDDSGAGMNPVAFA; via the coding sequence ATGATCGAACGCACGCCCGCCAAGCTCGCCGAGCGCATCTTCGACGCGGTGGACGCCGCCGCCGACCGCGGCTTCTGGCCCGCGAAGGACGACCGCTACGAGAACCTGACGCAGCACGTGCTGGGGCTGATGGGCGTGCTGAGCGGCGCCGACGGCACCGCGAGCGACGAGGAGGTCGCGTACGTGATGGAGATGGCGCGGCCGTTCCAGCCGCAGGAGCCCACCGCTTCGGAGACGGCGGGGGTGGTGCGCAAGGCCGCGCGCGGGCTGAACCTGGCCGCCGCGCCGGACTGGTTCCGCGCCATCGTGCAGATGGACCGCGCCACCAACTCGCGCCAGAGCAGCGACGTGCTCTGGTGCCTGCGCGAGCTGGGGCTGGGGATGATCGCCGCCGACAAGGCCAGCGACCCGCGCGAGGTGGAGCAGCTGACCCAGCATCTCGATGCCCTCCGCGGCTTCGCCGAGCAGCAGGGGGTGAAGGTGCAGTGGGCCGAGCCCTCGGGCGGCGTGGCCAGTGACGCGGCGCGCGCCGCCTCGGGCACGCGCGGCGAGAACGCCCCGCCCGACGCCGCCACCCTGGACCAGCTGCTGAACCGGCTGCGCGCGCTGATCGGGCTGGCGCGCGTGAAGAGCGAGGTGGAGACGCTCACCAACATCATCCGCGTGCGGCAGATGCGGCGCGACCAGGGGCTGCCGCTGTCGCCGCTCTCGCTGCACATGGTGTTCGCCGGCAACCCGGGAACGGGGAAGACCACCGTCGCGCGCATCCTGGCCGAGATCTTCCACGCGCTGAACGTGCTGGCGCGCGGGCAGCTGGTGGAGGTCGACCGCGCGGCGCTGGTGGCCGGCTACGTGGGGCAGACGGCCACGAAGGTGACCGAGGTGGTGGAGCGCTCGCTGGGCGGCGTGCTGTTCATCGACGAGGCGTACGCGCTGACCACCGGCCGCGGGCAGACCGACTTCGGCTACGAGGCGGTGGACACGCTGGTGAAGCTGATGGAGGACCACCGCGAGGAGCTGGTGGTGATCGTGGCCGGCTATCCCGCGCCGATGCGCAAGTTCGTGGGCTCCAACCCCGGGCTGGAAAGCCGCTTCAACCGCTACGTCGACTTCCCCGACTACACGCCCGAGGAGCTGCTCGCGATCTTCGACAAGCTGTGCAAGGAGGGCGAGTACACGCTGGGCGAGGCCGCGTCGAAGCTGGCCGACCGGCTGTTCAAGCAGATGCACGACACCCGCGACCGCAACTTCGCCAACGGCCGCGCGGTGCGGAACCTGTTCGAGCGCGCGCTGGCGCAGCAGGCCAACCGCGTGGCGAAGCTGGAGAACTGCACGCGCGAGGCGCTCTGCCTGATCGAGGAAGACGACCTGAAGCTCGCGCACGAGCAGCTGGAGCAGGAAGAAGCCGAGCGCGGCGCCGCCTCCGACGCCGGCGACCCGTCCGGCGACGCGGGGGACGACTCCGGCGCGGGGATGAACCCGGTCGCGTTCGCCTGA